A DNA window from Drosophila virilis strain 15010-1051.87 chromosome 4, Dvir_AGI_RSII-ME, whole genome shotgun sequence contains the following coding sequences:
- the LOC6634201 gene encoding protein kish yields the protein MSALFNFQSLLSVILLLICTCAYVRPLCPRILDRNKSGLRLTLWKLARIGERESPWVGAACVVMAIMLLFSN from the coding sequence ATGAGTGCATTATTCAACTTTCAAAGTTTACTTTCGGTAATCCTATTGTTGATCTGCACCTGCGCTTATGTGCGACCACTCTGTCCCAGGATATTGGATCGGAATAAGTCCGGGTTACGGCTTACATTGTGGAAGTTGGCGCGGATCGGAGAACGCGAATCGCCTTGGGTTGGTGCTGCCTGCGTTGTTATGGCAATAATGTTGCTGTTTTCCAACTAA